CGATGGCCACCACGGTGACCCCGAGACCCACGTAGCGCAGCGCGTCCATGGCCAGCTGGCCGGTGGCCGGGCGTCCCAGCGACTCCAGCAGGAACCGCAGGCCGGCTCCCACCAAGGAGAACGGAGCCAAGGTGAGCACCTTGCCCGGGACGTCCGCGGCCTGGACCCAGCCGTAGCCGAGCCCGGTGGCCGCCGTGATCGCCACGAAGGTGCCGACCGCAGTGGCCAGGCTCAGGGTCAGCCGGCGCAGCGCCCGCCAGCTGTCCGCCCAGCGCAGCCGGGTCCACGGGTGCCCGACCAGCGCCACCGGATAGAAGGCGAGAATGGCCGGTTGCTTGATGCAGGCGGCCACCCCGACCAGCACAGCAGCCACCCAGAATCGCCAGTCGTAGCCGGGACGGTCGTGCAGATCGCTGCGTAGCTCCGGCTCGGCCGCGGACACTCCGGGACGACCGACCACCAGCCACAGAGCCAAGACCACCAGGCCCATCATCAGCCCGTCGTTGTGGGCGCCGCCGACCAGGTCGATGATCAGCACCGGGTTGATCGCGGAGAACCAGGCGGTCATCGCCGGGTCAGCGCCCATCCGATGGGCGATCCGAGGCAGGTAGACCGTGATCAGGCCGACCCCGACCAGGGCCGGCAGCCGCATGGCCAGCGTGGAAAAGTACGGGTCGTTTCCGGCGAGCGCCACCAGGCCGTGGAACATCTCCAGGCTGAGCGGCGGGTACATGGCGGTGGTGTAGCGCCACAGCCACACCGTCTGGTCGGCGAAGGCTCCGGGCAGCACGCTGATCGGGTTCAGGTAGGGGTTCAGCCCGTTCTGCAGCAGCCAGCCCTCAGCGGCATAGGCGTAGGCGTCATGGCTGAAGATCGGCGGCGCGAAGAGCATGGGCAGGCTCCACAGCAGGGTCACCGGCCAGTGCTTGACCTCGTGGTAGAGGCTGGGTCGAAGCCGGAACCAGGCTTCGATCAGCAGGGCTACCCCGAGACCGACCAGTGCCGTCCCCAGTGCCCTGCCGACCCAGTTGTCCAGCCCGATCCAGCGAACCAGATCCCACCAGGGAGAGTTCTGCGGCAGGTAGGCCGGAGTCAGCGAGCCCAACACGATGCAGGCTGAGCCGAGCAACCCGCGGCGCACCGGACGGTGCCGCCAGGCGCGGGCCAACTCGCGGCGCATCGCCGCCAGCCGTCGATCCGGTTCGGCGGCCGGCTGCGGGGTCGTCGATACCTCGCGCGCGGATCCGAGCGGGGCAGACGACATGACCCCAGCCTAACCGGGGCCGGACCCCTCCGATGGCCCCTCGATCCCACCGCGAACAGGCCCCCGACCGACGACAATGGTGGCGAAGTTGCCTACTCCGGCCCGGCGTGGAGCGCCTAGACTTGCCCGGCGCCATACTGGGCAACCGAGAGAGACACCGCATGACAGACGTAGCGACCGTCGACAACGTCGTAATCCGCTTTGCGGGCGACTCCGGAGACGGGATGCAGCTGACCGGCGACCGGTTCACCCACGATGCCGCGGCCGCCGGAAACGACTTCTCGACGCTGCCCAACTTCCCTGCCGAAATCCGCGCGCCAGTAGGCACTCTTGCCGGAGTATCCAGCTTCCAGCTGCAGTTCGCCGCCCATCACGTCCACACCCCCGGCGACCGGGTGGACGTCCTGGTGGCGATGAACCCGGCGGCCTTGAAGGCCAACATCGCCGACCTGCGCAGCGGCGGCGTCCTGATCGTCGACAACGCCGACTTCACGGCGCGCAACCTGGCCAAGGTCGGCTACACCGAAGACCCGCTCACCGACGGCAGCCTGGACGACTTCCAGGTGCACTCCTTCGACCTCTCGGCGCTAGCTGTGGGTGCGGTCAGCGAGCTGGGCCTGAACCGGCGCGAGGCGCTGCGCACCAAGAACATGTTCGCGCTCGGACTGCTGGACTGGCTCTACACCCGTCCCGAGGCAGTCACCATGAACTTCCTGGAGCGCAAGTTCGCCGACCGCCCGCCGCTGCTGGCCGCCAACGTGGCCGCGCTGAAGGCCGGCTTCGCGTTCGGCGAGACCTCCGAGCTCTTCCATCACCGCTACGTGGTGCCGCCGGCACCGATCACGGCCGGCACCTACCGCCGGGTCTCGGGCAACCTGGCCCTGGCCTACGGCCTGTTGGCCGGGGCCGCCAAGGCCGGCCTGCAGCTGTTCCTCGGCGCGTACCCGATCACGCCGGCCTCCGACGTGCTGCATCACCTGGCCCGGCTGAAGTCGTCCGGCGTGATGACCTTCCAGGCCGAGGACGAGATCGCCGCGGTCGGCGCCGCGGTCGGGGCATCCTTCGCCGGTCAGCTCGGGGTGACCGCCACCTCCGGGCCGGGAATGGCCCTGAAGGCCGAGACCATCGGCCTGGCCGTGATGCTGGAGCTGCCGCTGGTGGTCTGTGACATCCAGCGCGCCGGACCGTCCACCGGGATGCCCACCAAGACGGAGCAGGGTGACCTCACCCAGGCCCTGTTCGGACGTCCGGGCGAAGCGCCGCTGCCGGTGATCGCCGCCCAGTCCCCGGCCGACTGCTTCACCGCCGCCTACGAGGCAGCCCGGATCGCGATCGAGTTCCGGACGCCGGTGATCCTGCTCTCCGACGGCTTCCTGGCCAACAGCTCCGAGCCGTGGCAGGTGCCGCAGCTGTCCGATCTGCCCGACATCAGCCCGAACTTCGCCACCGAGCCCAACCGTCCCGACGGCGGGTACTGGCCCTACCTGCGAGACGAGCGGCTGGCCCGCTCGTGGGCGATCCCCGGCACCCCTGGCCTGGAGCACAGGGTCGGCGGCCTGGAGAAGGCGGACGGTTCGGGCGGCATCTCCTACGACCCGGCCAACCATGAAGCCATGGTGCGGCTGCGTCAGGACAAGGTGGAGCGGGTGGTCGAGCTGGTCCCCGACCTCACCGTCGACGACCCGGACGGCACCGCCGAGCTGCTGGTGCTGGGCTGGGGCTCCAGCTATGGCCCGATCCAGGCGGCGGCCCGCCAGGTCCGCGAGGCCGGCCACGCGGTGGCCATCGCCGGCCTGCGACACCTGAATCCGTTGCCGGCGAACCTGGGTGAGGTGTTGCGCCACTACCGCAAGGTGATCGTCCCGGAGTTGAACCTCGGCCAGCTGGCCATGGTGCTGCGGGCCCGCTACCTGGTGGACGTGACCAGCTACACAAAGGTGACCGGGCTGCCACTGTCCCAGGCCGAACTGGCCGCCGATCTGATCTCGATCATCAAGGAGGATCTGCGATGAGCGAGCCGTCGATCACCGGTCTGAGCGGAGTGCCGCTGTCCCTCGAGCCCCTGGTCCGTAAGGACTTCGTCTCCGACGCCGAGGTGCGCTGGTGTCCCGGCTGCGGTGACTACGCGGTGTTGGCCGCCTTCCAAGGTCTGCTCCCCGAACTCGGCATCCGCCGGGAGAACACCGTGATCGTGTCCGGGATCGGCTGCTCGTCGCGGTTCCCGTACTACCTGGACACCTACGGAATGCACTCGATCCACGGCCGGGCGCCGGCGATCGCCACCGGGATCGCCATGACCCGTCCGGACCTGGCGGTCTGGGTGGTCACCGGCGACGGGGACGCCCTGAGCATCGGCGGCAATCACCTGATCCACGCGCTGCGGCGCAACGTGAACATCACCATCATGCTGTTCAACAACCGGATCTACGGCCTGACCAAGGGCCAGTACTCCCCCACCTCCGAGCGCGGCAAGGTGACCAAGTCGTCCCCGGTCGGCTCTGTGGACGCCCCGTTCAACCCGATCTCGCTGGCGCTGGGCGCGGAGGCCACCTTCGTGGCCCGGACCGTCGACTCGCATCGGGCGCACCTGAACGAGGTGCTCACCGCCGCGGTGAACCACCGGGGAGCCTCTCTGGTGGAGATCTACCAGAACTGCCCGATCTTCAACGACGACGCCTTCGCCGGACTCAAGGCGGCCGACGGCGGGCTGATTAACCTGCGCCATGGCGAGCCGGTGACCTTCGGCCCGGACAACTCGATGGGCGTGATCCGGCGTCCGGACGGTAGCCTGGCCACCGCCCCGGTGGCCGAGGTCGGGCTGGCCCAGGTGATCGTCCACGACGCCCACGCGGACGACCCGCAACTGGCCTTCGCGCTGTCCCGGATCACCGACTCCGGCGGGCTCAGCCTGGCCCCGGTGGGGATCTTCCGGGACGTCCAGGCACCCAGCTATGACGATCTGGCCCGGGCGCAGCTGCAGCCGGCCGGTGATCAGCCGAAGCGCCTGGCCGACTTGCAGCGACTGATCACCGGCGAGGAAACCTGGACCGCCTGACAGTTGGGGCGATGATGGGCGCATGCAGATCGACGAGGGAGCCCTCGATCAGGCAATCGCGTCCGGGCGGTTCAGCGGCGTCGTCGCCGTCGACACCCGTAGCGACTCCCTGTTCGAGCGATGCACCGGGCTCGCCAACCGGGCTTTCAAGACTCGCAACAGCCGCACCACGCGGTTCGGCATGGCCGGCGGGAGCATGATTTTCACCTCGGCCGCCGTGTTGAGCCTGGTCGACGCCGGACTTCTCACCTTGTCCACCCGAGTGCGCACCCTCGTCGGCGACGACATCCCCACGCTGGATCCGGCGATCACCGTCGAGCACCTGCTGTCACACTCCTCAGGCCTGTCGGACTACCTCGATGACCTGGATCACTGGCACCCGGCCGACTATCTGCTCCCAGCGGCACCCCAGGTGCTGGCCGAGACCGTGGGCTATGTCCCCGAACTGAACCGGCGCCGCCAACTGTTCCCCCCTGGCGCCCGTTTCTCCTACTCCGACTACGGCTTCATCGTTCTCGCCCTGGTGATCGAGCGAGTCACCGGCCGCGGCTTCCACGACATCGTGCGCGAGAAGGTCTTCCAGCCGGCCGGACTGACCCGGACCGACTATCTTCGCTCCGACGAGCTGCCGGCCAATGCCGCCATCGGCTATCTGGAGGATGCCGGCGAGCGGACCAACATCTTCCACCTCCCGGCCCGCGGCAATGGCGACGGCGGCTGCTACACCACGGTGGACGACCTGCGCAGCTTCTGGCGGGCACTTCTGGCCGGCGAGATCATCAGCGCAGAGTTGGTGGAGCAGATGATCCATCCCCGCTGGGACATCCCCGAGGAAGGGTTGCGCCATGGGCTGGGGGTCTGGCTGCACCCGACCAGCGTCGGTGTGATCGCAGACGGCTGCGATGCCGGAGTGTCCATGCGGTCGATCTACAGTCCGCTCACCGGCGAAACAGCCACCGTCCTCGGCAACACCTCCGAGGGCGCCACGCCGATCGCACAGGCACTTCTGGCACTGTTTGGCTAGTCCCGACCAACACCTACGGGCGTTGCCTCCGGCCAGTCAGCATCACCGGCTAGCCTTGCCGTCGTGAGCCCTTTCGACCTTGATCCGACCGTCCGTCCCCAAGATGATCTGTTCCGCCATGTCAACGGGCATTGGCTGGACACCGTCGAGATTCCCTCCGATAAACCGGCGGCCGGAGTCTTCCTCGATCTGCGGGACGACTCGGAACGGGCCATTCGCGACATCGTGACCAGCCTTGAGGGCTCCGTCCCCGGCTCCGAAGGCGCCCTGGTCGAGCATCTGTTCGGCAGCTTCATGAACACCGAGCAGGTAGAGGCGCGTGGCCTGGACCCGCTCCAGCCGCTGCTGGCCGAGATCGATCAGATCGGCGATGTGGACGCCCTGCTGGACTACTTCGGCCGAAGCCTGCGCCGCGGCACCGGTGCCCCGCTCGGCCTCGAGGTGGACGCCGACCCCGGCGACCCGACCCGCTACGCGCTGTTCCTCAACCAGGACGGCATCGGTCTGCCCGATGAGGAGTACTACCGGCTGCCCACCCACGCCGAGAAGTTGGTGGCCTACCGCGACCACATCGATCGCAGCCTGACCATCGCCTCGATCAGCGCCAGCGCGTCCGACGCCGTCCTCACTCTGGAGACCGCGATCGCCGCCCGGCATTGGGACAAGGTGCGCACCCGCGACCTGCGCCAGATGTACAACCCGACCGACTGGGCCGAGCTGGACGCCTCCGGAATCGCCTGGACCCGGGTGCTCACGGTAGCCGGGGTGCCGCAACTGGATCAGGTGATCGTGGCCCAGCCGAGCTTCCTGGCCGACCTGGCCGAGCTGCTCACTGCCGAACACCTGGAGGCCTGGAAGGACTGGTGCCGCTGGGCGCTGGTCTCCAGCCTCTCCCCCTACCTGCCCGAGCCGCTGGTCCAAGCGCGCTTCGACTTCTACGGCACCGTCCTGCAGGGCACCCCGCAGCTGCGCGAGCGGTGGAAGCGCGGCATCGACCTGGTCCAGGGCGCGCTGGGCGAGGCGGTCGGCAAGCTGTAC
The nucleotide sequence above comes from Propionicimonas paludicola. Encoded proteins:
- the mptB gene encoding polyprenol phosphomannose-dependent alpha 1,6 mannosyltransferase MptB — translated: MSSAPLGSAREVSTTPQPAAEPDRRLAAMRRELARAWRHRPVRRGLLGSACIVLGSLTPAYLPQNSPWWDLVRWIGLDNWVGRALGTALVGLGVALLIEAWFRLRPSLYHEVKHWPVTLLWSLPMLFAPPIFSHDAYAYAAEGWLLQNGLNPYLNPISVLPGAFADQTVWLWRYTTAMYPPLSLEMFHGLVALAGNDPYFSTLAMRLPALVGVGLITVYLPRIAHRMGADPAMTAWFSAINPVLIIDLVGGAHNDGLMMGLVVLALWLVVGRPGVSAAEPELRSDLHDRPGYDWRFWVAAVLVGVAACIKQPAILAFYPVALVGHPWTRLRWADSWRALRRLTLSLATAVGTFVAITAATGLGYGWVQAADVPGKVLTLAPFSLVGAGLRFLLESLGRPATGQLAMDALRYVGLGVTVVAIGWLAITTGRRRPITFLSWSYLIFAFGGIALNSWYLTWGGLLLPLAKPGKRIIGTAVTITTILLAYGAGSLAWRNDMVAIGCAALAALGILLYRHIQEHNRIDLPQPEDG
- a CDS encoding 2-oxoacid:acceptor oxidoreductase subunit alpha, which encodes MTDVATVDNVVIRFAGDSGDGMQLTGDRFTHDAAAAGNDFSTLPNFPAEIRAPVGTLAGVSSFQLQFAAHHVHTPGDRVDVLVAMNPAALKANIADLRSGGVLIVDNADFTARNLAKVGYTEDPLTDGSLDDFQVHSFDLSALAVGAVSELGLNRREALRTKNMFALGLLDWLYTRPEAVTMNFLERKFADRPPLLAANVAALKAGFAFGETSELFHHRYVVPPAPITAGTYRRVSGNLALAYGLLAGAAKAGLQLFLGAYPITPASDVLHHLARLKSSGVMTFQAEDEIAAVGAAVGASFAGQLGVTATSGPGMALKAETIGLAVMLELPLVVCDIQRAGPSTGMPTKTEQGDLTQALFGRPGEAPLPVIAAQSPADCFTAAYEAARIAIEFRTPVILLSDGFLANSSEPWQVPQLSDLPDISPNFATEPNRPDGGYWPYLRDERLARSWAIPGTPGLEHRVGGLEKADGSGGISYDPANHEAMVRLRQDKVERVVELVPDLTVDDPDGTAELLVLGWGSSYGPIQAAARQVREAGHAVAIAGLRHLNPLPANLGEVLRHYRKVIVPELNLGQLAMVLRARYLVDVTSYTKVTGLPLSQAELAADLISIIKEDLR
- a CDS encoding 2-oxoacid:ferredoxin oxidoreductase subunit beta: MSEPSITGLSGVPLSLEPLVRKDFVSDAEVRWCPGCGDYAVLAAFQGLLPELGIRRENTVIVSGIGCSSRFPYYLDTYGMHSIHGRAPAIATGIAMTRPDLAVWVVTGDGDALSIGGNHLIHALRRNVNITIMLFNNRIYGLTKGQYSPTSERGKVTKSSPVGSVDAPFNPISLALGAEATFVARTVDSHRAHLNEVLTAAVNHRGASLVEIYQNCPIFNDDAFAGLKAADGGLINLRHGEPVTFGPDNSMGVIRRPDGSLATAPVAEVGLAQVIVHDAHADDPQLAFALSRITDSGGLSLAPVGIFRDVQAPSYDDLARAQLQPAGDQPKRLADLQRLITGEETWTA
- a CDS encoding serine hydrolase domain-containing protein, coding for MQIDEGALDQAIASGRFSGVVAVDTRSDSLFERCTGLANRAFKTRNSRTTRFGMAGGSMIFTSAAVLSLVDAGLLTLSTRVRTLVGDDIPTLDPAITVEHLLSHSSGLSDYLDDLDHWHPADYLLPAAPQVLAETVGYVPELNRRRQLFPPGARFSYSDYGFIVLALVIERVTGRGFHDIVREKVFQPAGLTRTDYLRSDELPANAAIGYLEDAGERTNIFHLPARGNGDGGCYTTVDDLRSFWRALLAGEIISAELVEQMIHPRWDIPEEGLRHGLGVWLHPTSVGVIADGCDAGVSMRSIYSPLTGETATVLGNTSEGATPIAQALLALFG
- a CDS encoding M13 family metallopeptidase; translation: MSPFDLDPTVRPQDDLFRHVNGHWLDTVEIPSDKPAAGVFLDLRDDSERAIRDIVTSLEGSVPGSEGALVEHLFGSFMNTEQVEARGLDPLQPLLAEIDQIGDVDALLDYFGRSLRRGTGAPLGLEVDADPGDPTRYALFLNQDGIGLPDEEYYRLPTHAEKLVAYRDHIDRSLTIASISASASDAVLTLETAIAARHWDKVRTRDLRQMYNPTDWAELDASGIAWTRVLTVAGVPQLDQVIVAQPSFLADLAELLTAEHLEAWKDWCRWALVSSLSPYLPEPLVQARFDFYGTVLQGTPQLRERWKRGIDLVQGALGEAVGKLYVERHFPPSAKSRMDELVGRLLEAYHTSISQLDWMTEDTKAEALAKLAAFTPKIGYPEVWKDYSGLVVVPDDLIGNVLRVTDFALADELGKLGGPIRSWEWLMTPQTVNAYYHPLRNEIVFPAAILQPPFFDADGDDACNYGAIGAVIGHEIGHGFDDQGSTCDGEGRLRDWWTEDDRAAFTERTKALIAQYDALTPAQLSEEHVNGELTIGENIGDLGGLSIAYNAWRLSLGDAEPEPVDGIPAAQRFFLSWARAWQTKRRDEALRQQISTDPHSPEEFRCNQVVRNVPAFYEAFGVTETDDAWLAPEDRVKIW